One window from the genome of Synechococcus sp. PROS-7-1 encodes:
- a CDS encoding nicotinate-nucleotide adenylyltransferase — protein MSRGTIALLGTSADPPTIGHQALLEGLLGEFPRVVTWASDNPSKRHGAELKQRSNLLDRVVQTIGNPRLQLAQDLSSPYAITTLERARQRWPESSLCFVVGSDLATQIPRWKHCDQWLGLCELGIVPRKGWPIEDGDLQGLERLGARPRILSLDIPATASSAVRQASGDDQIPDTLWPLLLEHNLYGFHSSSA, from the coding sequence ATGAGCAGAGGCACGATTGCACTTCTGGGAACCAGCGCGGATCCCCCCACCATTGGTCATCAGGCCCTGCTTGAAGGTCTTCTCGGGGAGTTTCCGAGAGTGGTGACGTGGGCGAGTGACAACCCGTCCAAACGCCATGGCGCCGAGCTCAAGCAACGCAGCAATCTGCTGGATCGTGTCGTTCAGACGATCGGTAACCCTCGCCTGCAACTGGCTCAGGATCTCAGCAGTCCCTATGCCATCACCACGCTGGAGCGAGCACGACAACGCTGGCCTGAATCCTCTCTCTGCTTCGTGGTGGGAAGCGATTTGGCCACGCAGATCCCTCGCTGGAAACACTGCGATCAGTGGCTCGGTCTCTGTGAACTGGGCATTGTTCCCCGCAAAGGTTGGCCCATCGAGGATGGCGACTTGCAGGGCCTCGAACGCCTCGGTGCCCGTCCAAGGATTCTGTCCCTTGATATCCCAGCCACCGCCAGCTCAGCGGTCCGCCAGGCCAGTGGCGATGACCAGATCCCCGACACGCTCTGGCCTCTGCTGCTGGAGCACAATCTGTACGGCTTCCACTCCTCCTCCGCCTGA